Proteins encoded by one window of Microcebus murinus isolate Inina chromosome 2, M.murinus_Inina_mat1.0, whole genome shotgun sequence:
- the LOC105863488 gene encoding LOW QUALITY PROTEIN: putative Dresden prostate carcinoma protein 2 (The sequence of the model RefSeq protein was modified relative to this genomic sequence to represent the inferred CDS: deleted 1 base in 1 codon) produces MRASPTAPPPPPRATAASRALPLTPPSSLPPEEPVRGSQRYKNFINPPEPEQCEEEEARTTPGPTKAHAPLIPASSAHVPPPSPPCPRERLKGMLKEIKPRQRTNHREDPRGCLLNLLLQSQSPSLKRPLQRRERRYPKGKREKLTLARREIILQKTEMPKQTRHRKLKVLEMPSEVCAFLITVYFW; encoded by the exons ATGCGCGCCTCCCCCACTGCGCCCCCACCCCCTCCGCGCGCCACCGCCGCCTCGCGCGCCCTCCCCCTCACACCCCCCTCCTCACTCCCTCCAGAGGAG CCGGTCCGGGGCTCCCAGCGCTATAAAAACTTTATAAACCCCCCGGAGCCCGAGCAGTGTGAAGAAGAGGAGGCGAGAACGACCCCCGGACCGACCAAAGCCCACGCGCCGCTG ATCCCCGCGTCCAGCGCCCACGTCCCGCCGCCGTCGCCACCATGCCCAAGAGAAAG GCTGAAGGGGATGCTAAAGGAGATAAAGCCAAGGCAAAGGACGAA ccacaGAGAAGATCCGCGAGGTTGTCTGCT aaacctgctCCTCCAAAGCCAGAGCCCAAGCCTAAAAAGGCCCCTGCAAAG aagggagagaaggtacccaaagggaaaaagggaaaagctgACACTGGCAAGGAGGGAAATAATCCTGCAGAAAACGGAGATGCCAAAACAGACCAG GCACAGAAAGCTGAAGGTGCTGGAGATGCCAAGTGAAGTGTGTGCATTTTTGATAACTGTGTACTTCTGGTGA